The following are from one region of the Carassius gibelio isolate Cgi1373 ecotype wild population from Czech Republic chromosome A13, carGib1.2-hapl.c, whole genome shotgun sequence genome:
- the LOC128025941 gene encoding leucine-rich repeat flightless-interacting protein 2 isoform X1, whose protein sequence is MGTPGSGRKRTPVKDRFSAEDDALSSIAKEAEAILAAKRAARAEARGIRMRELEQQQKELSYQHSSSSRKWGQIHQWMADAEKARHGHHSSSHSRRGLNDDTASVRSVGSYRSSSSSLRDLSSFQRSSRVSSSRRRDLVSGVSSSSSLKNSHSTSSVYNDLHKKPVGSSSKKDLLTGLYHDQRNYSSLKNSKPSSSAVSSYTPRASSSSSSTGLTRSYSVASICDDGLYGSYSSRAPSECSWYSSGASSTRSSPVSSSDDDSGSTVSKSRRGRRDSVLSDFSDISETAADYFSRSNRRGSIVSDLDDLSIPDLDSLDEKCDKQFKDPFSRPSSRCTTPALSAAALATLGGSSSRRGSGDAGSIIMDAEASISELKDIYDLKDQIQDVEGRYMQGLKELKDSLSEVEEKYKKAMVSNAQLDNEKANLIYQVDTLKDVVEEMEEQMSELHRETGEKSKELERQKHTCSVLQHKLEEMKEGIRQRDELIEENQKIQQKLDNLTREAFDLQETVNWKDKKIAALERQKEYFDCIRNERDELRDELADLKGKSRMGEKHGLVIIPEDMPNGDVSHESPTSGITVVTQEAAQVLESAGDGPLDVRLRKLANEKDELLSQIRKLKMQLEEERQKHLKIDSVYTEGERMENGSDLHFIELQRDANRQISEYKFKLSKAEQEMATMEQNVNRLEGQVSRYKSASDNAEKVEDELKAEKRKLQRELRTALDKIEEMEMTNNHLVKRLEKMKANRNALLTQQ, encoded by the exons ATGGGGACGCCAGGATCAGGACGAAAACGGACCCCAGTTAAAGACCGTTTCTCAGCCGAGGATGATGCTCTGAGCAGCATCGCCAAAGAG GCAGAGGCAATACTTGCTGCGAAGAGAGCAGCTCGTGCTGAGGCCCGGGGCATCCGGATGAGAGAATTGGAGCAGCAGCAGAAAGAG CTGTCTTACCAGCACTCCTCCTCTAGCAGGAAATGGGGGCAAATCCACCAATGGATG GCCGATGCAGAAAAAGCCCGTCATGGTCATCATTCCAGTAGCCACAGTCGACGG GGATTAAATGATGACACAGCATCAGTCCGGAGTGTTGGAAGTTACAGG TCAAGTTCGTCATCTTTACGAGACTTGAGCAGTTTTCAACGCTCCAGTCGGGTTAGTTCTTCCAGGAGAAGAGACTTGGTG TCCGGCGTCTCCAGTAGTTCTTCTTTGAAGAACTCCCACTCCACT AGCTCTGTATATAATGATCTTCACAAAAAACCTGTTGGAAGTAGCTCCAAAAAGGACCTTCTG ACTGGATTGTATCATGACCAAAGAAACTACAGCAGCTTAAAGAACTCCAAACCTTCTTCCTCTGCTGTCTCTTCTTATACACCACGG GCTTCATCCAGCAGCAGTTCTACAGGTCTGACGCGCAGCTATAGTGTG GCCTCCATTTGTGATGATGGTCTGTATGGTTCATATAGTTCCCGAGCT CCCTCTGAATGCAGCTGGTATTCCTCTGGTGCCAGTTCCACCCGCAGCAGCCCTGTG TCATCCTCTGATGATGATTCTGGCAGCACTGTGTCCAAAAGTCGACGTGGGAGAAGGGATAGTGTG tTGTCTGATTTCTCTGATATCTCTGAGACGGCTGCTGATTATTTCAGCCGCTCTAATCGCAGGGGTAGCATTGTCTCTGATCTTGATGATCTGAGCATCCCAGACCTGGACAGT CTCGATGAGAAATGTGACAAGCAGTTTAAAGACCCCTTCAGCCGG CCATCCTCTCGATGTACTACCCCGGCGCTCTCCGCAGCTGCCCTGGCAACTCTGGGAGGTAGCAGTTCTAGAAGgggaagtggagatgctggaagCATCATTATGGATGCAGAAGCTTCTATCAGCGAGTTAAAG GACATCTATGATCTAAAGGACCAGATTCAGGATGTAGAGGGCCGATACATGCAGGGTCTTAAAGAGTTAAAG GATTCTCTGTCGGAAGTGGAGGAGAAGTACAAGAAAGCCATGGTGTCCAACGCCCAGCTGGACAATGAAAAGGCAAACCTCATTTACCAAGTGGACACACTCAAAGACGTCGTTGAGGAGATGGAAGAACAAATGTCAGAGCTGCACAGGGAAACAGGGGAGAAATCAAAG GAGTTAGAGCGGCAGAAGCACACATGTTCAGTCCTACAGCACAAACTAGAGGAGATGAAGGAGGGAATTCGTCAGCGAGATGAACTTATCGAG GAGAACCAGAAAATTCAGCAAAAGCTAGATAACCTCACGAGAGAGGCATTTGACCTGCAGGAAACTGTTAACTGGAAGGACAAAAAGATTGCG GCgttagagagacagaaagaataCTTTGATTGCATTAGGAATGAGAGAGATGAGCTCAGGGATGAGCTGGCTGACCTCAAGGGGAAAAGCCGAATGGGAGAG AAACATGGGCTGGTCATCATACCAGAGGATATGCCCAACGGAGACGTCAGCCATGAGTCCCCTACCTCGGGCATCACTGTGGTCACACAAGAGGCAGCGCAGGTGCTGGAGTCAGCGGGAGACGGACCTCTAG ATGTAAGACTACGAAAGCTGGCAAATGAAAAGGATGAACTTTTGTCCCAG ATCAGAAAACTAAAGATGCAGCTGGAGGAAGAAAGGCAAAAGCACTTAAAGATCGACAGTGTTTACACAGAAGGAGAGCGAATGGAGAACGGCAGTGACCTGCATTTCATCGAGTTGCAGA GGGACGCCAATAGACAGATTAGTGAATACAAATTCAAGCTTTCAAAGGCTGAACAGGAAATGGCAACGATGGAACAAAAT GTAAATAGACTTGAAGGACAGGTGTCCAGATATAAATCTGCATCAGATAATGCAGAAAAGGTAGAAGATGAACTGaaagcagagaaaagaaaacttcaGAGGGAG CTGCGCACAGCATTGGACAAGATCGAAGAAATGGAAATGACCAACAACCATCTCGTAAAGCGTCTGGAGAAGATGAAAGCAAACAGAAACGCTCTTCTGACCCAGCAGTGA
- the LOC128025941 gene encoding leucine-rich repeat flightless-interacting protein 2 isoform X3 — translation MGTPGSGRKRTPVKDRFSAEDDALSSIAKEAEAILAAKRAARAEARGIRMRELEQQQKEADAEKARHGHHSSSHSRRGLNDDTASVRSVGSYRSSSSSLRDLSSFQRSSRVSSSRRRDLVSGVSSSSSLKNSHSTSSVYNDLHKKPVGSSSKKDLLTGLYHDQRNYSSLKNSKPSSSAVSSYTPRASSSSSSTGLTRSYSVASICDDGLYGSYSSRAPSECSWYSSGASSTRSSPVSSSDDDSGSTVSKSRRGRRDSVLSDFSDISETAADYFSRSNRRGSIVSDLDDLSIPDLDSLDEKCDKQFKDPFSRPSSRCTTPALSAAALATLGGSSSRRGSGDAGSIIMDAEASISELKDIYDLKDQIQDVEGRYMQGLKELKDSLSEVEEKYKKAMVSNAQLDNEKANLIYQVDTLKDVVEEMEEQMSELHRETGEKSKELERQKHTCSVLQHKLEEMKEGIRQRDELIEENQKIQQKLDNLTREAFDLQETVNWKDKKIAALERQKEYFDCIRNERDELRDELADLKGKSRMGEKHGLVIIPEDMPNGDVSHESPTSGITVVTQEAAQVLESAGDGPLDVRLRKLANEKDELLSQIRKLKMQLEEERQKHLKIDSVYTEGERMENGSDLHFIELQRDANRQISEYKFKLSKAEQEMATMEQNVNRLEGQVSRYKSASDNAEKVEDELKAEKRKLQRELRTALDKIEEMEMTNNHLVKRLEKMKANRNALLTQQ, via the exons ATGGGGACGCCAGGATCAGGACGAAAACGGACCCCAGTTAAAGACCGTTTCTCAGCCGAGGATGATGCTCTGAGCAGCATCGCCAAAGAG GCAGAGGCAATACTTGCTGCGAAGAGAGCAGCTCGTGCTGAGGCCCGGGGCATCCGGATGAGAGAATTGGAGCAGCAGCAGAAAGAG GCCGATGCAGAAAAAGCCCGTCATGGTCATCATTCCAGTAGCCACAGTCGACGG GGATTAAATGATGACACAGCATCAGTCCGGAGTGTTGGAAGTTACAGG TCAAGTTCGTCATCTTTACGAGACTTGAGCAGTTTTCAACGCTCCAGTCGGGTTAGTTCTTCCAGGAGAAGAGACTTGGTG TCCGGCGTCTCCAGTAGTTCTTCTTTGAAGAACTCCCACTCCACT AGCTCTGTATATAATGATCTTCACAAAAAACCTGTTGGAAGTAGCTCCAAAAAGGACCTTCTG ACTGGATTGTATCATGACCAAAGAAACTACAGCAGCTTAAAGAACTCCAAACCTTCTTCCTCTGCTGTCTCTTCTTATACACCACGG GCTTCATCCAGCAGCAGTTCTACAGGTCTGACGCGCAGCTATAGTGTG GCCTCCATTTGTGATGATGGTCTGTATGGTTCATATAGTTCCCGAGCT CCCTCTGAATGCAGCTGGTATTCCTCTGGTGCCAGTTCCACCCGCAGCAGCCCTGTG TCATCCTCTGATGATGATTCTGGCAGCACTGTGTCCAAAAGTCGACGTGGGAGAAGGGATAGTGTG tTGTCTGATTTCTCTGATATCTCTGAGACGGCTGCTGATTATTTCAGCCGCTCTAATCGCAGGGGTAGCATTGTCTCTGATCTTGATGATCTGAGCATCCCAGACCTGGACAGT CTCGATGAGAAATGTGACAAGCAGTTTAAAGACCCCTTCAGCCGG CCATCCTCTCGATGTACTACCCCGGCGCTCTCCGCAGCTGCCCTGGCAACTCTGGGAGGTAGCAGTTCTAGAAGgggaagtggagatgctggaagCATCATTATGGATGCAGAAGCTTCTATCAGCGAGTTAAAG GACATCTATGATCTAAAGGACCAGATTCAGGATGTAGAGGGCCGATACATGCAGGGTCTTAAAGAGTTAAAG GATTCTCTGTCGGAAGTGGAGGAGAAGTACAAGAAAGCCATGGTGTCCAACGCCCAGCTGGACAATGAAAAGGCAAACCTCATTTACCAAGTGGACACACTCAAAGACGTCGTTGAGGAGATGGAAGAACAAATGTCAGAGCTGCACAGGGAAACAGGGGAGAAATCAAAG GAGTTAGAGCGGCAGAAGCACACATGTTCAGTCCTACAGCACAAACTAGAGGAGATGAAGGAGGGAATTCGTCAGCGAGATGAACTTATCGAG GAGAACCAGAAAATTCAGCAAAAGCTAGATAACCTCACGAGAGAGGCATTTGACCTGCAGGAAACTGTTAACTGGAAGGACAAAAAGATTGCG GCgttagagagacagaaagaataCTTTGATTGCATTAGGAATGAGAGAGATGAGCTCAGGGATGAGCTGGCTGACCTCAAGGGGAAAAGCCGAATGGGAGAG AAACATGGGCTGGTCATCATACCAGAGGATATGCCCAACGGAGACGTCAGCCATGAGTCCCCTACCTCGGGCATCACTGTGGTCACACAAGAGGCAGCGCAGGTGCTGGAGTCAGCGGGAGACGGACCTCTAG ATGTAAGACTACGAAAGCTGGCAAATGAAAAGGATGAACTTTTGTCCCAG ATCAGAAAACTAAAGATGCAGCTGGAGGAAGAAAGGCAAAAGCACTTAAAGATCGACAGTGTTTACACAGAAGGAGAGCGAATGGAGAACGGCAGTGACCTGCATTTCATCGAGTTGCAGA GGGACGCCAATAGACAGATTAGTGAATACAAATTCAAGCTTTCAAAGGCTGAACAGGAAATGGCAACGATGGAACAAAAT GTAAATAGACTTGAAGGACAGGTGTCCAGATATAAATCTGCATCAGATAATGCAGAAAAGGTAGAAGATGAACTGaaagcagagaaaagaaaacttcaGAGGGAG CTGCGCACAGCATTGGACAAGATCGAAGAAATGGAAATGACCAACAACCATCTCGTAAAGCGTCTGGAGAAGATGAAAGCAAACAGAAACGCTCTTCTGACCCAGCAGTGA
- the LOC128025941 gene encoding leucine-rich repeat flightless-interacting protein 2 isoform X4 — MGTPGSGRKRTPVKDRFSAEDDALSSIAKEAEAILAAKRAARAEARGIRMRELEQQQKELSYQHSSSSRKWGQIHQWMADAEKARHGHHSSSHSRRGLNDDTASVRSVGSYRSSSSSLRDLSSFQRSSRVSSSRRRDLVSGVSSSSSLKNSHSTSSVYNDLHKKPVGSSSKKDLLTGLYHDQRNYSSLKNSKPSSSAVSSYTPRASSSSSSTGLTRSYSVASICDDGLYGSYSSRAPSECSWYSSGASSTRSSPVSSSDDDSGSTVSKSRRGRRDSVLSDFSDISETAADYFSRSNRRGSIVSDLDDLSIPDLDSLDEKCDKQFKDPFSRPSSRCTTPALSAAALATLGGSSSRRGSGDAGSIIMDAEASISELKDSLSEVEEKYKKAMVSNAQLDNEKANLIYQVDTLKDVVEEMEEQMSELHRETGEKSKELERQKHTCSVLQHKLEEMKEGIRQRDELIEENQKIQQKLDNLTREAFDLQETVNWKDKKIAALERQKEYFDCIRNERDELRDELADLKGKSRMGEKHGLVIIPEDMPNGDVSHESPTSGITVVTQEAAQVLESAGDGPLDVRLRKLANEKDELLSQIRKLKMQLEEERQKHLKIDSVYTEGERMENGSDLHFIELQRDANRQISEYKFKLSKAEQEMATMEQNVNRLEGQVSRYKSASDNAEKVEDELKAEKRKLQRELRTALDKIEEMEMTNNHLVKRLEKMKANRNALLTQQ, encoded by the exons ATGGGGACGCCAGGATCAGGACGAAAACGGACCCCAGTTAAAGACCGTTTCTCAGCCGAGGATGATGCTCTGAGCAGCATCGCCAAAGAG GCAGAGGCAATACTTGCTGCGAAGAGAGCAGCTCGTGCTGAGGCCCGGGGCATCCGGATGAGAGAATTGGAGCAGCAGCAGAAAGAG CTGTCTTACCAGCACTCCTCCTCTAGCAGGAAATGGGGGCAAATCCACCAATGGATG GCCGATGCAGAAAAAGCCCGTCATGGTCATCATTCCAGTAGCCACAGTCGACGG GGATTAAATGATGACACAGCATCAGTCCGGAGTGTTGGAAGTTACAGG TCAAGTTCGTCATCTTTACGAGACTTGAGCAGTTTTCAACGCTCCAGTCGGGTTAGTTCTTCCAGGAGAAGAGACTTGGTG TCCGGCGTCTCCAGTAGTTCTTCTTTGAAGAACTCCCACTCCACT AGCTCTGTATATAATGATCTTCACAAAAAACCTGTTGGAAGTAGCTCCAAAAAGGACCTTCTG ACTGGATTGTATCATGACCAAAGAAACTACAGCAGCTTAAAGAACTCCAAACCTTCTTCCTCTGCTGTCTCTTCTTATACACCACGG GCTTCATCCAGCAGCAGTTCTACAGGTCTGACGCGCAGCTATAGTGTG GCCTCCATTTGTGATGATGGTCTGTATGGTTCATATAGTTCCCGAGCT CCCTCTGAATGCAGCTGGTATTCCTCTGGTGCCAGTTCCACCCGCAGCAGCCCTGTG TCATCCTCTGATGATGATTCTGGCAGCACTGTGTCCAAAAGTCGACGTGGGAGAAGGGATAGTGTG tTGTCTGATTTCTCTGATATCTCTGAGACGGCTGCTGATTATTTCAGCCGCTCTAATCGCAGGGGTAGCATTGTCTCTGATCTTGATGATCTGAGCATCCCAGACCTGGACAGT CTCGATGAGAAATGTGACAAGCAGTTTAAAGACCCCTTCAGCCGG CCATCCTCTCGATGTACTACCCCGGCGCTCTCCGCAGCTGCCCTGGCAACTCTGGGAGGTAGCAGTTCTAGAAGgggaagtggagatgctggaagCATCATTATGGATGCAGAAGCTTCTATCAGCGAGTTAAAG GATTCTCTGTCGGAAGTGGAGGAGAAGTACAAGAAAGCCATGGTGTCCAACGCCCAGCTGGACAATGAAAAGGCAAACCTCATTTACCAAGTGGACACACTCAAAGACGTCGTTGAGGAGATGGAAGAACAAATGTCAGAGCTGCACAGGGAAACAGGGGAGAAATCAAAG GAGTTAGAGCGGCAGAAGCACACATGTTCAGTCCTACAGCACAAACTAGAGGAGATGAAGGAGGGAATTCGTCAGCGAGATGAACTTATCGAG GAGAACCAGAAAATTCAGCAAAAGCTAGATAACCTCACGAGAGAGGCATTTGACCTGCAGGAAACTGTTAACTGGAAGGACAAAAAGATTGCG GCgttagagagacagaaagaataCTTTGATTGCATTAGGAATGAGAGAGATGAGCTCAGGGATGAGCTGGCTGACCTCAAGGGGAAAAGCCGAATGGGAGAG AAACATGGGCTGGTCATCATACCAGAGGATATGCCCAACGGAGACGTCAGCCATGAGTCCCCTACCTCGGGCATCACTGTGGTCACACAAGAGGCAGCGCAGGTGCTGGAGTCAGCGGGAGACGGACCTCTAG ATGTAAGACTACGAAAGCTGGCAAATGAAAAGGATGAACTTTTGTCCCAG ATCAGAAAACTAAAGATGCAGCTGGAGGAAGAAAGGCAAAAGCACTTAAAGATCGACAGTGTTTACACAGAAGGAGAGCGAATGGAGAACGGCAGTGACCTGCATTTCATCGAGTTGCAGA GGGACGCCAATAGACAGATTAGTGAATACAAATTCAAGCTTTCAAAGGCTGAACAGGAAATGGCAACGATGGAACAAAAT GTAAATAGACTTGAAGGACAGGTGTCCAGATATAAATCTGCATCAGATAATGCAGAAAAGGTAGAAGATGAACTGaaagcagagaaaagaaaacttcaGAGGGAG CTGCGCACAGCATTGGACAAGATCGAAGAAATGGAAATGACCAACAACCATCTCGTAAAGCGTCTGGAGAAGATGAAAGCAAACAGAAACGCTCTTCTGACCCAGCAGTGA
- the LOC128025941 gene encoding leucine-rich repeat flightless-interacting protein 2 isoform X9 produces MGTPGSGRKRTPVKDRFSAEDDALSSIAKEAEAILAAKRAARAEARGIRMRELEQQQKELSYQHSSSSRKWGQIHQWMADAEKARHGHHSSSHSRRGLNDDTASVRSVGSYRSSSSSLRDLSSFQRSSRVSSSRRRDLVSGVSSSSSLKNSHSTSSVYNDLHKKPVGSSSKKDLLTGLYHDQRNYSSLKNSKPSSSAVSSYTPRLDEKCDKQFKDPFSRPSSRCTTPALSAAALATLGGSSSRRGSGDAGSIIMDAEASISELKDIYDLKDQIQDVEGRYMQGLKELKDSLSEVEEKYKKAMVSNAQLDNEKANLIYQVDTLKDVVEEMEEQMSELHRETGEKSKELERQKHTCSVLQHKLEEMKEGIRQRDELIEENQKIQQKLDNLTREAFDLQETVNWKDKKIAALERQKEYFDCIRNERDELRDELADLKGKSRMGEKHGLVIIPEDMPNGDVSHESPTSGITVVTQEAAQVLESAGDGPLDVRLRKLANEKDELLSQIRKLKMQLEEERQKHLKIDSVYTEGERMENGSDLHFIELQRDANRQISEYKFKLSKAEQEMATMEQNVNRLEGQVSRYKSASDNAEKVEDELKAEKRKLQRELRTALDKIEEMEMTNNHLVKRLEKMKANRNALLTQQ; encoded by the exons ATGGGGACGCCAGGATCAGGACGAAAACGGACCCCAGTTAAAGACCGTTTCTCAGCCGAGGATGATGCTCTGAGCAGCATCGCCAAAGAG GCAGAGGCAATACTTGCTGCGAAGAGAGCAGCTCGTGCTGAGGCCCGGGGCATCCGGATGAGAGAATTGGAGCAGCAGCAGAAAGAG CTGTCTTACCAGCACTCCTCCTCTAGCAGGAAATGGGGGCAAATCCACCAATGGATG GCCGATGCAGAAAAAGCCCGTCATGGTCATCATTCCAGTAGCCACAGTCGACGG GGATTAAATGATGACACAGCATCAGTCCGGAGTGTTGGAAGTTACAGG TCAAGTTCGTCATCTTTACGAGACTTGAGCAGTTTTCAACGCTCCAGTCGGGTTAGTTCTTCCAGGAGAAGAGACTTGGTG TCCGGCGTCTCCAGTAGTTCTTCTTTGAAGAACTCCCACTCCACT AGCTCTGTATATAATGATCTTCACAAAAAACCTGTTGGAAGTAGCTCCAAAAAGGACCTTCTG ACTGGATTGTATCATGACCAAAGAAACTACAGCAGCTTAAAGAACTCCAAACCTTCTTCCTCTGCTGTCTCTTCTTATACACCACGG CTCGATGAGAAATGTGACAAGCAGTTTAAAGACCCCTTCAGCCGG CCATCCTCTCGATGTACTACCCCGGCGCTCTCCGCAGCTGCCCTGGCAACTCTGGGAGGTAGCAGTTCTAGAAGgggaagtggagatgctggaagCATCATTATGGATGCAGAAGCTTCTATCAGCGAGTTAAAG GACATCTATGATCTAAAGGACCAGATTCAGGATGTAGAGGGCCGATACATGCAGGGTCTTAAAGAGTTAAAG GATTCTCTGTCGGAAGTGGAGGAGAAGTACAAGAAAGCCATGGTGTCCAACGCCCAGCTGGACAATGAAAAGGCAAACCTCATTTACCAAGTGGACACACTCAAAGACGTCGTTGAGGAGATGGAAGAACAAATGTCAGAGCTGCACAGGGAAACAGGGGAGAAATCAAAG GAGTTAGAGCGGCAGAAGCACACATGTTCAGTCCTACAGCACAAACTAGAGGAGATGAAGGAGGGAATTCGTCAGCGAGATGAACTTATCGAG GAGAACCAGAAAATTCAGCAAAAGCTAGATAACCTCACGAGAGAGGCATTTGACCTGCAGGAAACTGTTAACTGGAAGGACAAAAAGATTGCG GCgttagagagacagaaagaataCTTTGATTGCATTAGGAATGAGAGAGATGAGCTCAGGGATGAGCTGGCTGACCTCAAGGGGAAAAGCCGAATGGGAGAG AAACATGGGCTGGTCATCATACCAGAGGATATGCCCAACGGAGACGTCAGCCATGAGTCCCCTACCTCGGGCATCACTGTGGTCACACAAGAGGCAGCGCAGGTGCTGGAGTCAGCGGGAGACGGACCTCTAG ATGTAAGACTACGAAAGCTGGCAAATGAAAAGGATGAACTTTTGTCCCAG ATCAGAAAACTAAAGATGCAGCTGGAGGAAGAAAGGCAAAAGCACTTAAAGATCGACAGTGTTTACACAGAAGGAGAGCGAATGGAGAACGGCAGTGACCTGCATTTCATCGAGTTGCAGA GGGACGCCAATAGACAGATTAGTGAATACAAATTCAAGCTTTCAAAGGCTGAACAGGAAATGGCAACGATGGAACAAAAT GTAAATAGACTTGAAGGACAGGTGTCCAGATATAAATCTGCATCAGATAATGCAGAAAAGGTAGAAGATGAACTGaaagcagagaaaagaaaacttcaGAGGGAG CTGCGCACAGCATTGGACAAGATCGAAGAAATGGAAATGACCAACAACCATCTCGTAAAGCGTCTGGAGAAGATGAAAGCAAACAGAAACGCTCTTCTGACCCAGCAGTGA
- the LOC128025941 gene encoding leucine-rich repeat flightless-interacting protein 2 isoform X15 — protein MGTPGSGRKRTPVKDRFSAEDDALSSIAKEAEAILAAKRAARAEARGIRMRELEQQQKEADAEKARHGHHSSSHSRRGLNDDTASVRSVGSYRSSSSSLRDLSSFQRSSRVSSSRRRDLVSGVSSSSSLKNSHSTSSVYNDLHKKPVGSSSKKDLLTGLYHDQRNYSSLKNSKPSSSAVSSYTPRASSSSSSTGLTRSYSVASICDDGLYGSYSSRAPSECSWYSSGASSTRSSPVSSSDDDSGSTVSKSRRGRRDSVLSDFSDISETAADYFSRSNRRGSIVSDLDDLSIPDLDSLDEKCDKQFKDPFSRPSSRCTTPALSAAALATLGGSSSRRGSGDAGSIIMDAEASISELKDSLSEVEEKYKKAMVSNAQLDNEKANLIYQVDTLKDVVEEMEEQMSELHRETGEKSKELERQKHTCSVLQHKLEEMKEGIRQRDELIEENQKIQQKLDNLTREAFDLQETVNWKDKKIAALERQKEYFDCIRNERDELRDELADLKGKSRMGEKHGLVIIPEDMPNGDVSHESPTSGITVVTQEAAQVLESAGDGPLDVRLRKLANEKDELLSQIRKLKMQLEEERQKHLKIDSVYTEGERMENGSDLHFIELQRDANRQISEYKFKLSKAEQEMATMEQNVNRLEGQVSRYKSASDNAEKVEDELKAEKRKLQRELRTALDKIEEMEMTNNHLVKRLEKMKANRNALLTQQ, from the exons ATGGGGACGCCAGGATCAGGACGAAAACGGACCCCAGTTAAAGACCGTTTCTCAGCCGAGGATGATGCTCTGAGCAGCATCGCCAAAGAG GCAGAGGCAATACTTGCTGCGAAGAGAGCAGCTCGTGCTGAGGCCCGGGGCATCCGGATGAGAGAATTGGAGCAGCAGCAGAAAGAG GCCGATGCAGAAAAAGCCCGTCATGGTCATCATTCCAGTAGCCACAGTCGACGG GGATTAAATGATGACACAGCATCAGTCCGGAGTGTTGGAAGTTACAGG TCAAGTTCGTCATCTTTACGAGACTTGAGCAGTTTTCAACGCTCCAGTCGGGTTAGTTCTTCCAGGAGAAGAGACTTGGTG TCCGGCGTCTCCAGTAGTTCTTCTTTGAAGAACTCCCACTCCACT AGCTCTGTATATAATGATCTTCACAAAAAACCTGTTGGAAGTAGCTCCAAAAAGGACCTTCTG ACTGGATTGTATCATGACCAAAGAAACTACAGCAGCTTAAAGAACTCCAAACCTTCTTCCTCTGCTGTCTCTTCTTATACACCACGG GCTTCATCCAGCAGCAGTTCTACAGGTCTGACGCGCAGCTATAGTGTG GCCTCCATTTGTGATGATGGTCTGTATGGTTCATATAGTTCCCGAGCT CCCTCTGAATGCAGCTGGTATTCCTCTGGTGCCAGTTCCACCCGCAGCAGCCCTGTG TCATCCTCTGATGATGATTCTGGCAGCACTGTGTCCAAAAGTCGACGTGGGAGAAGGGATAGTGTG tTGTCTGATTTCTCTGATATCTCTGAGACGGCTGCTGATTATTTCAGCCGCTCTAATCGCAGGGGTAGCATTGTCTCTGATCTTGATGATCTGAGCATCCCAGACCTGGACAGT CTCGATGAGAAATGTGACAAGCAGTTTAAAGACCCCTTCAGCCGG CCATCCTCTCGATGTACTACCCCGGCGCTCTCCGCAGCTGCCCTGGCAACTCTGGGAGGTAGCAGTTCTAGAAGgggaagtggagatgctggaagCATCATTATGGATGCAGAAGCTTCTATCAGCGAGTTAAAG GATTCTCTGTCGGAAGTGGAGGAGAAGTACAAGAAAGCCATGGTGTCCAACGCCCAGCTGGACAATGAAAAGGCAAACCTCATTTACCAAGTGGACACACTCAAAGACGTCGTTGAGGAGATGGAAGAACAAATGTCAGAGCTGCACAGGGAAACAGGGGAGAAATCAAAG GAGTTAGAGCGGCAGAAGCACACATGTTCAGTCCTACAGCACAAACTAGAGGAGATGAAGGAGGGAATTCGTCAGCGAGATGAACTTATCGAG GAGAACCAGAAAATTCAGCAAAAGCTAGATAACCTCACGAGAGAGGCATTTGACCTGCAGGAAACTGTTAACTGGAAGGACAAAAAGATTGCG GCgttagagagacagaaagaataCTTTGATTGCATTAGGAATGAGAGAGATGAGCTCAGGGATGAGCTGGCTGACCTCAAGGGGAAAAGCCGAATGGGAGAG AAACATGGGCTGGTCATCATACCAGAGGATATGCCCAACGGAGACGTCAGCCATGAGTCCCCTACCTCGGGCATCACTGTGGTCACACAAGAGGCAGCGCAGGTGCTGGAGTCAGCGGGAGACGGACCTCTAG ATGTAAGACTACGAAAGCTGGCAAATGAAAAGGATGAACTTTTGTCCCAG ATCAGAAAACTAAAGATGCAGCTGGAGGAAGAAAGGCAAAAGCACTTAAAGATCGACAGTGTTTACACAGAAGGAGAGCGAATGGAGAACGGCAGTGACCTGCATTTCATCGAGTTGCAGA GGGACGCCAATAGACAGATTAGTGAATACAAATTCAAGCTTTCAAAGGCTGAACAGGAAATGGCAACGATGGAACAAAAT GTAAATAGACTTGAAGGACAGGTGTCCAGATATAAATCTGCATCAGATAATGCAGAAAAGGTAGAAGATGAACTGaaagcagagaaaagaaaacttcaGAGGGAG CTGCGCACAGCATTGGACAAGATCGAAGAAATGGAAATGACCAACAACCATCTCGTAAAGCGTCTGGAGAAGATGAAAGCAAACAGAAACGCTCTTCTGACCCAGCAGTGA